In Pedobacter heparinus DSM 2366, the following are encoded in one genomic region:
- a CDS encoding NADH-quinone oxidoreductase subunit B, which translates to MSDINIVEAPPGIEGSGFFATSLDKVIGLARSHSLWPLPFATSCCGIEFMATMGSHYDFGRFGSERLSFSPRQADLLMVMGTIAKKMSPVLKQVYLQMAEPRWVMAVGACASSGGIFDTYSVLQGIDEIIPVDVYVPGCPPRPEAILDGFGKIQELVRNESSRRRNSEQYKEMLASYGIL; encoded by the coding sequence ATGAGTGACATCAATATAGTAGAAGCGCCGCCAGGCATCGAAGGTTCTGGCTTTTTTGCCACCTCTTTAGATAAAGTTATTGGTTTGGCCCGCTCACATTCCTTATGGCCTTTGCCCTTTGCTACCTCATGTTGCGGTATAGAGTTTATGGCAACAATGGGTTCCCATTATGATTTTGGCCGTTTTGGTTCTGAGCGCCTGAGCTTTTCTCCGCGTCAGGCCGATTTGCTGATGGTAATGGGTACGATCGCCAAGAAAATGAGCCCCGTTTTGAAACAGGTTTATCTGCAAATGGCCGAGCCCCGTTGGGTGATGGCTGTAGGTGCCTGTGCATCGAGCGGTGGTATATTTGATACCTATTCGGTTTTACAGGGGATTGATGAAATCATCCCTGTGGATGTGTATGTGCCAGGTTGTCCGCCAAGGCCGGAAGCAATTCTGGATGGTTTTGGAAAGATACAGGAGCTGGTGAGAAACGAGTCGTCAAGAAGAAGGAACTCTGAGCAGTACAAGGAAATGTTGGCTTCATACGGAATACTATAA
- a CDS encoding NADH-quinone oxidoreductase subunit A, whose product METQSVPVDFLPIIFQVVVALGFVVTTLIATHLLGPSRKTKDKLETFEAGIKTIGNARQPFSIKYFLVAILFVLFDVEVIFMYPWAVNFRELGMTGMIEMFVFMGTLLLGFIYVLKKKALDWN is encoded by the coding sequence ATGGAAACGCAAAGTGTACCTGTAGATTTTTTACCCATCATATTTCAAGTTGTTGTTGCTTTAGGCTTTGTGGTGACAACCCTGATCGCTACACACCTTTTAGGTCCGAGCAGAAAGACCAAGGATAAACTGGAAACATTTGAAGCGGGGATTAAAACGATTGGGAATGCCCGTCAGCCTTTTTCTATCAAGTATTTCCTGGTAGCGATCCTGTTTGTGCTGTTTGATGTAGAGGTGATTTTTATGTACCCCTGGGCAGTTAATTTCAGAGAGCTGGGTATGACAGGTATGATAGAGATGTTCGTATTTATGGGCACTTTACTACTGGGCTTTATTTATGTTTTGAAGAAGAAAGCACTGGATTGGAATTAA
- a CDS encoding tetratricopeptide repeat protein — MKMTKKAITLGLGLVVMGSASFAQSLSDAKKAIDAEQYQKATSMLKTLVSSQASKGENYYNLGEVYLKMDYVDSARAVFTKGVTADPKNSLNYIGLGEADLVSNNPTSAKTNFAKAVEVSSKKDWIPQLYIGKAYIATDKPDFEAALPYLQKAEELDANDKDAETFIALGDYYALQKKNSEALQNYMRAGNINESILRAPVQIGRMYKESRAFTESEQQLKEVIAKDANYGPAYREIAELYMQWAIQMPNEFAAKSAQALENYKKYLDLTDKSYESRLRYAQFLFYAKDFKTLEQESATLQQMNPNDPKNLVVTRLRGYSAFENKNFPQSLEYMNDFFAKAKDTSRIVASDYLYLGRAQLAAGNDSLALINITKAVEKDSTNVEALADVAKAYFDAKKYAKSAQVYDKVIKAGPNAKGVLYSYFYDGLAYYFDYANQYSAKLNPSKDLLVKADSAIAKVAQLAPETTDAYLYRGRINNLLDDEANPKGLLVPHYEMFIKKVTVDKPDLAPANARKLSEAYDNLAGFYAISDKAKAIDYLNKSIAANPAGTFAPAKLKELTAPAAKAPVKKK; from the coding sequence ATGAAAATGACAAAGAAAGCAATAACCTTAGGTTTAGGTTTAGTAGTGATGGGTTCTGCCTCTTTTGCTCAGAGCTTAAGTGACGCAAAAAAGGCGATAGATGCCGAGCAGTATCAGAAAGCGACTTCGATGCTTAAAACATTGGTGAGTTCACAGGCCAGCAAAGGCGAGAACTACTATAATTTAGGCGAGGTTTACCTGAAGATGGATTATGTGGATTCGGCACGTGCAGTATTTACCAAAGGTGTTACAGCTGACCCAAAGAATTCATTAAATTATATTGGTCTGGGAGAGGCTGATCTGGTTTCCAATAACCCGACATCAGCAAAAACCAATTTTGCAAAGGCAGTGGAGGTTTCTTCGAAAAAAGATTGGATTCCTCAGTTGTATATAGGAAAAGCCTATATTGCTACTGATAAGCCTGATTTTGAAGCCGCTTTGCCTTATTTACAAAAAGCAGAAGAATTGGATGCAAATGATAAAGATGCTGAAACTTTTATTGCGCTAGGTGATTATTATGCCTTGCAAAAGAAAAATTCTGAGGCTTTACAAAACTACATGAGAGCGGGAAATATCAATGAGAGTATTTTAAGGGCCCCTGTTCAGATTGGAAGAATGTACAAAGAATCAAGAGCATTTACCGAGTCTGAGCAGCAATTAAAAGAGGTGATCGCTAAAGATGCCAATTATGGACCTGCTTACAGGGAGATCGCTGAACTTTATATGCAGTGGGCTATCCAGATGCCAAACGAATTTGCAGCTAAATCTGCCCAGGCCCTGGAAAACTATAAAAAATATCTTGACCTGACCGACAAATCTTATGAATCAAGATTGCGTTATGCCCAGTTTCTGTTCTATGCAAAGGATTTTAAAACCCTTGAGCAGGAATCTGCAACTCTGCAGCAAATGAACCCCAATGACCCTAAAAATCTTGTGGTAACAAGGTTGCGTGGTTATTCGGCATTCGAGAACAAGAACTTCCCTCAAAGTTTGGAATACATGAACGATTTCTTTGCAAAAGCCAAAGATACAAGCCGTATTGTAGCTTCAGATTACTTATATCTGGGAAGGGCTCAGCTGGCAGCCGGAAACGATAGCCTGGCCTTGATCAACATTACCAAAGCAGTTGAGAAGGATTCTACGAATGTTGAAGCATTGGCTGATGTGGCAAAAGCTTATTTTGATGCTAAAAAATATGCGAAATCTGCACAGGTGTACGACAAGGTGATCAAAGCTGGTCCGAATGCAAAAGGCGTATTGTACAGCTATTTTTATGATGGCCTGGCTTATTATTTCGATTACGCCAATCAGTACAGTGCCAAATTGAACCCTTCAAAAGACCTGTTGGTTAAAGCTGATTCTGCTATTGCAAAAGTAGCGCAGCTTGCCCCTGAAACCACGGATGCTTATCTGTACAGAGGACGGATCAATAACCTGCTTGACGATGAAGCCAATCCTAAGGGACTATTGGTGCCTCATTATGAAATGTTCATCAAAAAAGTAACCGTTGACAAGCCTGATCTTGCTCCTGCAAATGCCAGAAAATTATCTGAAGCATATGATAACCTGGCAGGTTTTTATGCGATAAGCGATAAGGCAAAAGCTATTGACTACCTGAATAAAAGTATTGCGGCTAACCCGGCTGGTACTTTTGCTCCGGCTAAACTGAAAGAGTTAACCGCTCCTGCAGCTAAGGCCCCGGTAAAGAAAAAGTAA
- a CDS encoding substrate-binding domain-containing protein produces the protein MKNFSFILLLAVFAACKQKPKPAVVEETRTSGSVKMLVDESFSEVLASQIEVFKTDYPDSKFTITEGNEQQIIPTFLNDSVRVIILSRMLTADEDKIYRSRSIVPKTSRFGIDGIALITGKNEPDTNITVNEVIEMMKGNAAGGKQLVFDNAYSSTLRYFKDLAGIKTLPARGVYTLKTNNDVIKYVADHKGFIGVVGVNWLIANKDSMSVYLTKVKPMGVKNLKGKKGDNAYYKPTQANLIDGIYPFLRNIYIIDAEGRNGLGTGFATWLVSPRGQLIVLKSGLGPHKMASRDFNFKNTN, from the coding sequence ATGAAAAACTTCAGTTTTATACTTTTATTGGCGGTATTTGCGGCTTGCAAACAGAAGCCTAAACCTGCAGTTGTAGAGGAAACACGTACCTCGGGCAGTGTGAAAATGCTGGTTGATGAGTCTTTCTCTGAAGTACTGGCCAGCCAGATTGAAGTGTTTAAAACGGATTATCCGGACAGTAAGTTTACAATAACTGAAGGAAATGAACAGCAGATTATCCCAACCTTTTTAAACGACAGCGTAAGGGTGATCATTTTATCAAGAATGCTGACTGCTGATGAGGATAAAATTTATAGAAGCAGAAGCATCGTTCCAAAAACCTCGAGATTTGGGATTGACGGAATCGCCCTGATAACAGGGAAAAATGAACCGGATACCAATATTACAGTAAATGAGGTGATAGAGATGATGAAAGGTAATGCTGCGGGTGGTAAACAACTGGTATTTGACAATGCCTATTCCAGTACCCTGAGGTATTTTAAGGACCTTGCAGGTATAAAAACACTGCCTGCCAGGGGTGTTTATACACTAAAGACCAATAATGACGTTATTAAGTATGTTGCAGATCATAAAGGGTTTATAGGAGTAGTTGGTGTAAACTGGCTGATTGCGAATAAGGACAGCATGTCAGTTTATCTGACTAAAGTAAAGCCAATGGGGGTTAAGAACCTTAAAGGCAAAAAAGGGGACAATGCGTACTACAAGCCTACACAGGCCAATTTAATAGATGGCATTTATCCGTTTTTAAGAAATATTTATATTATTGACGCCGAGGGCAGAAATGGTTTAGGCACAGGTTTTGCAACATGGTTGGTAAGTCCGAGGGGACAGCTGATTGTACTTAAATCTGGATTGGGGCCGCATAAGATGGCTTCTAGAGATTTTAATTTTAAGAATACAAACTAA